The Equus przewalskii isolate Varuska chromosome 22, EquPr2, whole genome shotgun sequence DNA segment GGGGGCGCCTGCAGGCAGTGTCTGTGCAACACTAGAGCTTCTTGCCGGGCACTGGCTGCCGCTCTGATGGCCCATCTCAATCGTGTGTTACTTGGATCAGTGCTGAGATCCATCAGCCTTCACCCACCAGGGACTGCGAACTTGGAGGTGATGTCTGTTTCTTATGGAGCGGGCCAGTGCATAAGGCGGGCAGTGTTCCTTCAGTGGGGAGAATCGTTACAATGTAAACTGACAAACTTCACAAGGAAAGTACAGCAGAGACGACTACAGTCCTACTTCAGACTCCTGCACACTAGCGTCAACTCCTTTTCGGCAGATCGCAGCTCAGAAAGAACCAAGGGTTGGTGAGGGATGGCAGGGTGGATCCTAGGACAGCGTAGGTGACGCTTACTTCCTTagcccctccttcctttctgatctcAGGGTTTTCATTCGCTCTTCAAACTCTCCCGACATTTGCTCATTCCCAGCAGCGCTCTCTGGCCTCTAAAGTTAGGTCTGGTACCAAGTGGGAACGTTTCACGTGCTAAGGTTCACACAGGACAGTGTCGAGCCTGGCCCCAGAAACTGTCCAGTCCCCTTGGGGCCGGGGCTACTTGTACCCCTGAATCTAGTGATTCCAGTTGGACTCAGAACAGAGCAGCTCTTTGTGACAAAACACTCTGACCACAAACTCTGACAGAAGGATGTTGGAACTAGCTTTTGACTCCCCATGCTTAAATAATCCTTCCAGATAACCTGCAGATATTCTGGAGCCCAAAGTCTCTCATAATGCTTTGATTACTCCCtgtctcactcacacacacacacgtttacaGCCAGTAGCTTGgtcttgctttctttccctttactgCGAAAGCATTTCTCTCCCAGGGCAGGCCAGGCACCTTGGCTTTGTGGGAGGTGCTATGCTGCTCGGCCCTGTTGGCCTCTGTTGCACATTGACTCAGGGAGCCAGAGAGCCAGGTGGAGGTCGTACCTCTCAGCCCCTTGGGGTGGACTACTGAGGGCTGGGTTTGCCTCTGATGAGAGTACAATCAGTTCCAGAAAAGACTGGGGTGTGTGGATAAGCTAGCAGGTAGACATGCTGATAGCTCAGACTGAACCTGTAAAACCCAGATGCTGGTTCCAGAGCTGCCCTGAGAACACACCCTCGTGCAAGAGAAAACAAGCATGTCCCTCTGTTGTTTGGAGTGGAGATCTCGGGCTCAGGCCAGAACCTTGTGAGTACAGTTGTGCTGATTAGTTGGTCTCACATTAACCTAACATCCTGCATTTTTAGATTCCTTTTGATTCCAGTGGAGGCGTCTCCGGATGCTCTTCAGGTCTGCGTATTTTGAGGCTGGGTGGAGAAAGTCAAACATCATGATTCTCTTGTTGCTTCTCAAAGTCTTCCCccctttttctatttcatatcATTCCAGACTTCTTTTCTATTAGCCAAGCTTTTTTGtagttccttctttcctcttccctggtaattatttgcttctttatttgcTGGTTTCCTTATGTTTGGGACATACATAGTAAGAGATTGAAGCGTAAAATGTGTAGTTCTCCACTGAAAATTAACTCCACTCCTCCCATCCTGATAAAAAAAGGTTTACATTTACAAAGATTCAGATGCAATTTTCAACTATTCTGAAACCAGCAGGACACACCTGACTTTAATAGTTTTCTTAGCTGAAATTGTAGATGTTTTTCTTCAGTTTAACTTATGAGAAAAGATTATCGGATGCATTTTGTGTTGAATTTCCCTTTTAGtggtttattttgtctttttctgcccATCTGTCTactaataaaatgtgaaataaaatatacctGTATTGCTACTTCCCCACTGGATgaccctcttctttttttcttgtgttaaaGAAAAGGTGGTTTTAGTATTTCTACTGTTCTCTTGCAGATTATGCCCAGGACTCagctgaaaaattaaaacaaaagccaaatCTTGCTGACTTGCCTTCTGTGATATTCTGCTCAACTCACCTCCTTGCAGAATAAACATCCCCAATCTTACtagcttttaagaaaaagacacagCCATTTGTTGACCTTAATTCTGAAATAGGGCACAATCTGCCAATACAAGTAGCTtggtgaggggctggagggggctcCACTGCCCTCCTTAGGCAAGGATTTTGTCACTTGCTGCATTTAATAGCAGGGATCAGGCAGGAGATCACACAGTTTAATAAAAGTCCCTATTTAGTTACAGTTGTGGACACTTTTTCCTAACCAGGATCAGAAGCTGTGGGTTAACAACAGCACATGTCCCATTCTGATGAAATGACCACTGATTTTAGAGGCCAAAAGCAGAAAAGATGAAGACTGTGGCCCCCGGGGTGTGGCACGTGGGCTTGACCTATACTTGAAGCAACACTCATTTTGTTTGCTTCTGCAGCCTGGTCTGAAGGGGTTATTTAGGACTGAAGTGAGAGGCTAAGATGCCTCGGGCTACGCCTCCAGGCCCTGAGCCTCCTCGGGGTAGAGCAGAGTTGTGCCACAGACAGCTTGGGAGATGGCCTCCTCCTGGAGGCACACGATAGCTTATGGCCCTGGCTCCTCCCTGCCTGGCGGcctgggagcaggaggaaggagctggacTAGAGTCCTGGCCCGCGTGAATGGTTGGTGGGGACTTTCCAGAGCAGACATTTAGCCCAGGACCCACCTACCCACTTAATGCGACTTGACGCAGTCAGCTGTTCCACCACAGCCCTTGACTGTCCATCAAGATGGTGTTTGGTTGGTAAGAGCAAAGGATAGAGAGGTTTAGCTGTTCAAACATATTTTACTTGGCTCCATATCTTAAAATCAGTTGACGTCTGGAAAAGAAATTACCCTGCCCCGGTATTCCTGTTGACAGGGCCCTGTGAGAACCTGCCTCATCCATGAAGTCTGTTTGGAGATGAAAGGAAAGCAGAGTTAACTTAAACACCGCCTGTGCCTGCCTGCCCCGAGGGTCACTGTCTTAGCCTGTCATTTACCTTCTCACTCCCTAGAGGCTGACTGCTGGGGCCCCGCAAAGCAGCATACCACCAGACCACCGTAAGTCCTCGCCCCCTGTTGTCAAAAGACTGTCCACATGAGCTCTCCACTTCAGTCCTGTAAAGTCCAGCCCGCCTGGAACACACTGAAGCCGGCCGGGCCCTGAGCCATCCCTTAGTCACACCACACCGAAACCGTGCATGCTCTCAAAACTTTATTAGGTGGAGTGTGGGCAAAAGAGAAACCCCTGAAACAGTCGCCCACTTGTTCAGGACAACTCTGCTTGGAGACGTGCTCTCGTTGAGGTgaaagctttgatttttttttaaaggggagcTGACTGGCTGAGCATCTGAGTGCaaattcagattattttaaaaacgGTCAGCCAGAGGAAGGCAAGTCTCTGAGGAAAAGACCAGACCAGAAGCAGAAACCCCTGCTTTATATGAGGACAAACAGGTGCCACTTCATGTCAGGCAGGGGGGATGGACATCTCTGCTATTCCCAGATCAAGATTTGGCAGGAGGGGGACATGACAAATGACAAAAGAACCAGTTTCTCAAAAAAGAGGGGCATAAAGTAATTACGCAGGgaagaaaactcaaataatgGTTTACAAGGGAGCGAGATAAGTCGTGATTCTTCATTGGTACCTGACCCCAACTGCCAAACTGCCTTAAACCGGCCCCTCCAGACACCGGCCCGCTAGGGCCGCTGGCCGCGGGCTATGGAGAAGGCCTGAaggcagaggggagcaggggcTTATTTTGCTACAGTGAGAAGAGGCTTGAGCAGGGGAGCAGACCTGGCTGAGAGTAGCAGccgcaccccctcccccaggacttGGGTCACATTTACAagtacatacataaatacattacATACAATAGCGAGTCTGGGAGGCGGGCTCCCCACAGAGGCTCGGCTGACACAGTTACACGTCTCAGGAATTCTAGGAAAGGGCGCTGGGCTCCCAGAAACGGGCTCCGCGTGTTCTCTCCTGCCCGGGTaagccctgccccagcccacccctctTCAGGGCTCAGTTTGTCCAGTATGGAGAGTTGCCGTAGGCAGGTTTGGAGGCTTGAGACTTGGGCTGCAGGGAGCTGGGCTGGCTGCGCTGACCCGAGCCactctgaggaggaggagagaaggctgTCAAGGCTGCAGCAGAAGCCCCGGCCCAGGGCAGGGCGGCCGCCTCCGTCACTGGGCTCACCTGGGCATCCTGCGGAAGGTGGTGGTGTAACAGCTGTGAGTGAGGCTGCTGGTGGGCGGGCAGGATGTGCAAGAACGGTGGAGGCGCATAACCAGGGGCCGCGCCAGGGGCCAGGGGCCCTGTGGAGCCCAAGGCTGAGGGCAGGCTGAATGGTGGAGGGGTCCCTGCATGAAATCCCTGCTTGTCAAAAGTCTGTGGGGCAAAGAGACAACGGTGAGGGCCAGTGTGGGCTGCACCTCCCACCACCCTACCCAGCCACCGCGGTCCTCCCTCACCTGGGTCTTGTTGTAGACAGAACCAGGCATGTCAGGCAGGCCCGTGGTGCTTGAAGACACGGCCACTCCTAGGAGGGAAAGCAGTTGTTCCCACAGCAGCTggtcccagctccagcctcccctgcctccagggCGCGGTGGGGGAGCCATGCCTGGGAAAGAGCCAGGCTAGGAGACAACTACTTGGGGCCTCCGTCCGGAGAGGAGGGGTAGACGCTACCTTTGCCAGGCCCAGAACCTGCAGACTTGTTTTGGGCCTGCGATGATCCACCATAGCCACCCTTGGTGTAGTCTCCTGCGGCTGTCCCCTGGGTCAGGTCATCATAACCTAGCAGGCAGGGACAAGAGGCATGTGAGCGAGGCGAGCCTGTCCTCCTGCGGCTCTCCACGCTGGGAGCGCCCCTCACCTGTGCTGTAGCCGTGCTGGCCGTAAGCACCAGCCTGCTGGAAAGGGGCGGCGGGGGTGCTGAGGCTCACACCATGCTGCTTGGCTGAGGCCGGAGGGACCTGGCGAGGCAAGAAGAGGCCTTAGTGGAGGAACGGAGGTGGGGGGCCAGGTACCCCTGGCTTAGCCTCGGGCAGCAGGTGGCACAATCACAAGGGCCCTGTGCTCCTTCGTGCAACATATGCTGGATCTACAAACAGATGGGAAGGACCCCCGCCCCCGTCTAAGCATTCCTGAAGGCCACGGGGGACTGCCTGGGAtcgcctccctccctgcttttgCTCCCCGGAGCTGGAACAGCACGCCCCACAGATACTCACAAACATGGTGGGCCCATACTGGAAGGCACTGGGCACGCCTGGGTAGTAGGGGAGGCCAGTGTAGCTGTAGCCAGGTGGCAGCGCGGGATTCAGGAAGGGCTGCTGGGCTGTGTGGTGGGCCTGGGACTGGCTCTGCTGGGGCTGAGCCAGTGTGGTGGGGGGCGCAGGGGATGCAGAGTCTCCTCGGCCAAACTTTGTGACATCACCTAGGAGAAGAGAGCACTGATTTCAGTCACTGCTCCTTATCCAACCAGGAAAAAAGCCAGACTGACTCCTGCAAACAGGAACAGTTTGGCTCCCAacacaacaaagaaaagataGCAGGCCTCTCTCAGCCCTTCTGCTTGTGTTTCCAGACTCGTGGGATCAGCTACAGGCCCGTGCCGCCCACTCCTCACCCCCTGAACAGACTAACCTGAATATGGGTTATTAGCTAGGCTCCCATCTCGGCTGGCAAGGGCTGTGGGCGTAGCAAAGGGAATTCCATAGTAATCCTAGGAGAGACCAGGGAGGCTCAATCAGCAGAATGGCCTCGCCCTGCTCCCAGGACAGCCGACCCAGCAGGCAGCACAGGCGCTCCCGGGACAGACTGGACTGCTGGGACATCACACGCACACCTCCAGCAGGCAGCTCTCACAGAGAACCTAAAGCAAACGATGCCCACTGGAGTTGTGCAGTGTGGCAGCCACAGGGCATGCAGACACACTGCCCCATCCCTCAGCCTTCTGCAGGCAGAGCTACTGGAGGCCCAATCTCACACATCCATTTCACACCGCAGATGGATGCTGCCAATGCCACAGGCCAAACCAACTCGACTGGCTCTTCCTGTGTAAGAGATTCTAAAGAGCTGCTAGGAAAGTTGACTGGACGGTAGAAACCTGAAAAGGAGCCAGCAGGAGAGGAGGTGCCTAAAAGGGTTAACAGGGATCAGGGCAGCAATGCCAGGTAGGAAGAGGCGCAAGCAGGCCCCCAGGTAAGGTCCTGAACTGGCCTCTCCCCATCCGCTCTGTGCTGGCAACACGGACATGGCACAAG contains these protein-coding regions:
- the UBAP2 gene encoding ubiquitin-associated protein 2 isoform X4; translated protein: MLPVHLKAGLGQQVCIRAELGHVYDPQCTWALSPRLPSVGCELPQATSSVPAPKTTDSPSALPSVGSLPSTTSCTTLLPSASQHTATLPSLSQPGDLSSSPLSQLSSSLSSHQSSLSSAHAALSSSTSHTHASMESTPSLQSSATFSTAATSASSAVSSGLSLPSSVNAVNSLCLGGTTMSAPSSSTRATPLVTSGKAPPNLPQGVPPLLHNQYLVGPGGLLPAYPIYGYDELQMLQSRLPVDYYGIPFATPTALASRDGSLANNPYSGDVTKFGRGDSASPAPPTTLAQPQQSQSQAHHTAQQPFLNPALPPGYSYTGLPYYPGVPSAFQYGPTMFVPPASAKQHGVSLSTPAAPFQQAGAYGQHGYSTGYDDLTQGTAAGDYTKGGYGGSSQAQNKSAGSGPGKGVAVSSSTTGLPDMPGSVYNKTQTFDKQGFHAGTPPPFSLPSALGSTGPLAPGAAPGYAPPPFLHILPAHQQPHSQLLHHHLPQDAQSGSGQRSQPSSLQPKSQASKPAYGNSPYWTN
- the UBAP2 gene encoding ubiquitin-associated protein 2 isoform X5 encodes the protein MESTPSLQSSATFSTAATSASSAVSSGLSLPSSVNAVNSLCLGGTTMSAPSSSTRATPLVTSGKAPPNLPQGVPPLLHNQYLVGPGGLLPAYPIYGYDELQMLQSRLPVDYYGIPFATPTALASRDGSLANNPYSGDVTKFGRGDSASPAPPTTLAQPQQSQSQAHHTAQQPFLNPALPPGYSYTGLPYYPGVPSAFQYGPTMFVPPASAKQHGVSLSTPAAPFQQAGAYGQHGYSTGYDDLTQGTAAGDYTKGGYGGSSQAQNKSAGSGPGKGVAVSSSTTGLPDMPGSVYNKTQTFDKQGFHAGTPPPFSLPSALGSTGPLAPGAAPGYAPPPFLHILPAHQQPHSQLLHHHLPQDAQSGSGQRSQPSSLQPKSQASKPAYGNSPYWTN